The Chroicocephalus ridibundus chromosome 17, bChrRid1.1, whole genome shotgun sequence genome window below encodes:
- the RPL23 gene encoding large ribosomal subunit protein uL14 has protein sequence MSKRGRGGSSGAKFRISLGLPVGAVINCADNTGAKNLYIISVKGIKGRLNRLPAAGVGDMVMATVKKGKPELRKKVHPAVVIRQRKSYRRKDGVFLYFEDNAGVIVNNKGEMKGSAITGPVAKECADLWPRIASNAGSIA, from the exons ATGTCGAAGCGAG GACGCGGCGGTTCTTCCGGTGCGAAGTTCCGCATCTCCCTCGGTCTCCCGGTGGGCGCCGTGATCAACTGCGCCGACAACACAG GTGCCAAGAACCTCTACATCATCTCCGTGAAGGGCATCAAGGGGCGCCTGAACAGGTTGCCGGCGGCTGGCGTGGGTGACATGGTGATGGCTACCGTGAAGAAGGGCAAGCCGGAGCTGAGGAAGAAGG TCCACCCCGCAGTGGTCATTCGACAGCGGAAATCGTACAGGAGAAAAGATGGGGTGTTCCTCTATTTTGAAGACAACGCAGGAGTGATAGTAAATAATAAAGGTGAAATGAAAG gctctGCCATCACAGGCCCTGTGGCTAAGGAGTGCGCGGATCTGTGGCCCAGGATAGCTTCCAATGCAGGAAGCATTGCATAA